The proteins below come from a single Halobacillus salinarum genomic window:
- a CDS encoding histidine phosphatase family protein has protein sequence MTKIYLTRHGQTEWNVEGRMQGTQDSALTSLGVKQAEWLGSSLQSEPMDLIISSSSGRAVKTAELIRGTRNIPLETNDRLKEINLGEWEGRLQSQIQKFFPYEYKHFWEEPHLYESTEGEDFAEVIERAGRELEQLALDNEGKTILVVTHAVVLKCLMAYFEEKPVRDVWSGAYMHSTSLSLVERAAGEWKVHFQGDTAHHEASSSP, from the coding sequence ATGACAAAAATCTACCTGACCAGGCACGGCCAGACCGAGTGGAATGTGGAAGGACGGATGCAGGGAACACAAGACTCCGCCTTAACCTCTTTAGGCGTAAAACAAGCGGAATGGCTTGGTTCATCGCTTCAGTCAGAACCGATGGATCTCATCATTTCCAGTTCAAGCGGCCGGGCTGTCAAAACCGCCGAGCTGATCCGGGGAACCCGGAACATCCCGCTGGAGACGAATGACCGGCTGAAGGAGATTAACCTGGGAGAGTGGGAAGGACGGCTGCAATCGCAAATTCAAAAATTCTTCCCTTATGAGTACAAGCATTTCTGGGAAGAACCGCACCTCTATGAATCCACCGAAGGGGAAGACTTTGCCGAAGTGATCGAGCGGGCCGGCCGGGAATTAGAGCAGCTTGCGCTCGATAATGAAGGCAAGACGATTTTAGTGGTGACTCATGCGGTAGTATTGAAATGTCTAATGGCCTATTTTGAAGAAAAACCTGTTCGCGACGTATGGTCGGGAGCTTATATGCATTCGACTTCTCTTAGTTTGGTTGAAAGAGCTGCCGGGGAGTGGAAAGTGCATTTCCAAGGCGATACGGCGCATCATGAAGCCTCATCTTCTCCATAA
- a CDS encoding fatty acid desaturase, protein MSKQKQQALKKSVSSFASPDTKAGIRQLINTLMPLMLLWFLAYQSLAVSIWLSLPFSIIAGGFIVRLFIIFHDCTHQSFFKNNKANRIVGTLTGILTLFPFDKWKRDHSIHHATSGNLDKRGTGDIWVMTVEEYLSASLWTRFSYRFYRNPFVMFGLGPLYLFLVTNRLNRTGAKKKERINTYVTNISIAALYAFLIWLVGWQAFLFIQVPLLYVSGVLGIWLFYVQHQFEDSYFEDESEWDFVKAAVDGSSYYKLPKLLQWISGSIGFHHVHHLSPRVPNYKLEEAHNSTPPLQKATTITLLSSLQSIRFRLYDTDNKRFITFSEVKPLLYQRKQKKRVPKKTNQPSFQEK, encoded by the coding sequence ATGAGTAAACAAAAACAACAAGCATTGAAAAAAAGTGTATCCTCCTTTGCCTCGCCTGATACGAAAGCGGGAATCCGACAGCTCATCAACACCCTTATGCCCTTAATGCTGCTTTGGTTTCTAGCTTATCAAAGCTTGGCGGTTTCCATATGGCTGTCTCTCCCCTTCTCGATCATAGCCGGAGGGTTCATCGTTCGTCTGTTTATCATTTTTCACGATTGTACACACCAGTCCTTTTTTAAAAACAACAAAGCGAACCGAATCGTCGGCACGCTGACAGGAATCTTAACGTTGTTTCCATTCGATAAATGGAAACGGGACCATTCGATTCACCACGCCACCAGCGGCAACCTGGACAAGCGGGGGACGGGTGATATTTGGGTGATGACGGTTGAAGAATATCTCTCTGCTTCCTTGTGGACGCGTTTTTCCTACCGTTTTTACCGGAACCCTTTTGTCATGTTCGGCCTGGGGCCGCTTTATTTATTCTTGGTTACGAACCGTCTGAACCGGACAGGCGCCAAGAAAAAGGAACGAATCAACACGTACGTGACCAACATCTCGATTGCAGCTCTGTACGCTTTTTTGATTTGGCTCGTTGGCTGGCAGGCGTTTCTGTTCATCCAAGTCCCGCTTTTATACGTGTCGGGCGTACTTGGAATCTGGCTTTTTTACGTCCAGCACCAATTCGAGGATTCTTATTTTGAAGATGAAAGCGAATGGGATTTTGTAAAAGCAGCCGTGGATGGCAGTTCGTATTATAAGCTGCCGAAGCTTCTGCAATGGATCTCCGGAAGCATCGGCTTCCACCACGTGCACCACCTCAGTCCGCGCGTGCCGAATTATAAGCTCGAGGAAGCGCACAATAGCACGCCTCCTTTGCAAAAGGCAACGACGATCACGCTGCTCTCAAGCTTGCAGTCCATCCGCTTCCGGCTCTATGATACCGACAACAAGCGGTTTATCACCTTTAGTGAAGTGAAGCCGCTGCTTTACCAAAGAAAGCAGAAGAAACGAGTTCCGAAGAAAACGAATCAGCCTAGTTTTCAAGAAAAATAA
- a CDS encoding DHH family phosphoesterase has protein sequence MPNFLKKPTMSGHLWIIYLISLVLLGFIWYYQWMLGLMMTLFLAASIFYSVRTEQNMINETEEYISTLSYRVKKVGEEALLEMPIGIILFSDDYTIEWANPYMNRFSKEDSIVGKSLKVLSGDIISQIKEDRNEVWITVDDYRLQTIIKRKERLLYLFDRTKQTEIHNLYQNEQTVLSIIFLDNYEEITQGMDDTAKSHINSQVTSILNKWAGDYGIYLKRTSQERFMAVMTQEILSTLERSKFEILDDVRELITDQNVPLTLSFGIGVGPVSLPELGELAQSSLDLALGRGGDQVAIKDDTGKVRFYGGKTNPMEKRTRVRARVISHAMKELVQDSEKVIIMGHKSPDMDAIGASIGILKIAQANEKEAAIVLDPDDIDTGVQRMIEEVEKDDELWSYFITPEDALEMVTNESLLVVVDTHKPSLVMEEKLLTKTEHVVVIDHHRRAEEFISDPTLVYMEPYASSTAELVTELLEYQPKKLKLSMLESTALLAGIIVDTKSFTLRTGSRTFDAASYLRAKGADTVLVQKFMKEDLDVYVRRSRLIERSTIYRDGIAISAADKGDIFGPVVIAQAADTLLTMSGIVASFVISERKDGRVGISARSLGDINVQVIMERMNGGGHLTNAATQLEDTTIEDARALLQDIIDEYFEGGDSE, from the coding sequence ATGCCAAATTTTTTAAAAAAACCAACTATGAGCGGCCACTTGTGGATCATCTATCTCATTTCTTTAGTGCTGCTTGGGTTTATCTGGTATTACCAGTGGATGCTCGGGTTAATGATGACTCTGTTTTTAGCGGCATCCATTTTTTACAGTGTGAGAACCGAGCAGAACATGATCAACGAAACGGAAGAATATATATCGACTCTTTCCTACCGCGTGAAAAAAGTGGGAGAAGAGGCGCTGCTTGAGATGCCGATCGGAATCATTCTCTTTAGTGATGACTACACGATCGAATGGGCCAATCCTTACATGAATCGGTTTTCTAAAGAGGATTCGATCGTTGGGAAGTCACTCAAGGTGTTATCCGGCGATATTATCTCGCAAATTAAAGAAGACCGTAATGAAGTGTGGATTACCGTTGATGACTACAGGCTGCAGACGATTATAAAAAGAAAAGAACGACTGCTGTATTTGTTTGACCGGACGAAGCAGACGGAGATTCATAATTTATACCAGAATGAACAGACGGTATTATCGATTATTTTTCTCGACAACTATGAAGAGATTACCCAGGGGATGGATGATACGGCAAAAAGCCATATCAATTCCCAGGTGACATCGATTTTGAACAAGTGGGCCGGGGACTATGGGATTTACTTAAAGAGGACGTCACAGGAACGGTTTATGGCCGTGATGACGCAGGAAATCCTCAGCACGCTGGAAAGGTCCAAATTTGAAATTCTTGATGATGTAAGAGAATTGATTACCGACCAGAACGTACCGTTAACGTTAAGCTTTGGAATCGGCGTCGGGCCGGTCAGTCTTCCTGAGCTGGGAGAGCTTGCCCAGTCGAGTCTCGACCTTGCTCTCGGCCGCGGCGGTGACCAGGTGGCCATTAAGGACGACACGGGTAAAGTGAGATTCTATGGCGGAAAAACCAACCCGATGGAAAAACGAACGCGGGTCCGGGCGCGGGTGATTTCTCATGCGATGAAGGAACTCGTTCAGGATAGCGAAAAAGTAATCATTATGGGCCACAAATCGCCCGATATGGACGCAATCGGCGCTTCGATCGGCATCTTGAAAATCGCCCAGGCGAATGAAAAAGAAGCGGCGATCGTACTTGATCCTGACGATATTGATACAGGGGTCCAGCGAATGATTGAGGAAGTAGAAAAAGACGATGAGCTTTGGTCCTACTTTATTACTCCAGAGGATGCTTTGGAAATGGTGACCAATGAATCGCTGCTTGTCGTTGTCGATACGCATAAACCATCGCTTGTGATGGAGGAAAAACTGCTGACAAAAACCGAACACGTCGTCGTCATCGACCACCACCGCCGGGCGGAGGAGTTTATTTCCGATCCGACATTGGTGTATATGGAGCCTTATGCTTCCTCAACAGCAGAGCTCGTTACAGAACTGCTGGAATATCAGCCTAAAAAGCTGAAACTCTCTATGCTTGAATCCACGGCCCTGCTAGCTGGTATCATAGTAGATACAAAGAGTTTTACTCTGCGCACAGGCTCAAGGACGTTTGATGCGGCTTCGTACCTGCGGGCGAAGGGAGCAGATACCGTCTTAGTTCAGAAGTTTATGAAGGAAGACTTAGACGTTTACGTAAGGCGGAGCCGGCTGATTGAACGCTCCACCATTTACCGGGACGGCATCGCGATTTCAGCCGCAGACAAAGGCGATATCTTTGGGCCGGTCGTGATTGCCCAGGCTGCCGATACGCTTCTGACGATGAGCGGCATTGTAGCTTCCTTTGTGATTTCAGAGCGAAAAGATGGCCGAGTGGGCATTAGTGCACGATCTCTCGGGGATATCAACGTGCAGGTCATCATGGAACGGATGAATGGCGGCGGCCATTTGACCAATGCAGCGACTCAGCTCGAAGACACGACGATTGAAGATGCGAGAGCATTGCTCCAGGATATCATTGATGAATATTTTGAAGGGGGAGACTCAGAATGA
- a CDS encoding YybS family protein, whose translation MKDTRRITEGALMTGIYLLLLLVIIFIPGIIGAILMFVLPVPFIYYSYRHGFKAGILVFIVSTLVSIIFGLAFSLPTTLLAGVGGLFVGGSMHKKRSSYETLAMGSVGFIIGFVAVYFISQTFFGVNWADQINEMIEQSISMSEKMLSDIGGSGDAEERLEQFREQLSTLPDLIPSMFAIAGILFAFISQWASYKLINRVEKKDLHFPAFRDFKLPTSLLWYYFFSFMLQYFIEQDQGVLYLAAINVNAITGLLILLQGFSFIFFYAHKKKLSKAIPILSIVITLFIPTILMYFVRILGIIDIGFSLRNRVKEKE comes from the coding sequence ATGAAAGATACTAGAAGAATTACAGAAGGGGCTTTAATGACAGGGATTTATCTGCTATTGTTATTGGTAATTATTTTCATCCCTGGGATTATAGGTGCCATACTTATGTTTGTCCTTCCTGTGCCGTTTATTTATTACAGCTACCGTCACGGCTTTAAAGCAGGAATTCTCGTATTTATTGTCAGTACACTCGTGTCGATCATATTTGGACTGGCTTTTTCTCTTCCAACCACCTTATTAGCAGGGGTCGGGGGATTGTTCGTCGGAGGTTCGATGCATAAAAAACGTTCTTCATATGAAACGCTCGCGATGGGATCTGTCGGTTTTATTATCGGGTTTGTCGCCGTTTATTTTATTTCTCAAACCTTCTTTGGCGTGAACTGGGCGGACCAGATCAACGAAATGATTGAGCAGTCCATCTCCATGAGTGAAAAAATGCTTTCCGATATCGGTGGAAGCGGGGATGCTGAAGAACGGCTGGAGCAGTTCAGAGAGCAGTTAAGCACGCTTCCGGATTTAATTCCGAGTATGTTTGCGATTGCGGGCATCCTTTTTGCCTTTATCAGTCAATGGGCCAGTTATAAATTGATCAACAGGGTGGAAAAGAAAGATCTTCACTTTCCGGCTTTTCGTGATTTTAAGCTGCCAACATCGCTGCTTTGGTATTACTTTTTTTCTTTTATGCTTCAATATTTCATTGAACAAGATCAGGGAGTATTGTATTTAGCGGCCATAAATGTAAATGCTATTACAGGGCTGCTGATTTTACTGCAGGGCTTTTCATTTATCTTTTTTTACGCCCACAAAAAGAAACTCAGCAAAGCCATACCAATCCTTAGTATTGTCATCACTCTGTTTATTCCAACAATCCTAATGTATTTTGTTAGAATCCTAGGTATAATTGATATAGGGTTCTCTTTAAGGAACCGTGTAAAAGAGAAGGAATAA
- a CDS encoding MFS transporter, giving the protein MKPSQPYTPKQAEFWRVTIAFMLASLLTFSTLYAFQPLLPLFVDEFHVSVTQSSLLVSAAVVSMVVGLFILGFAADRYGRLSLMRISLIATVVILCILPLVPSFHWMVLLRLLQGFFLAGIPAAAMGYLGEEISQNDLGLAMTLYISSNALGGMGGRVIAGYLADVWSWQATIYILAGFGLAASLLFILLLPKERFFTKEDKPLREDLRGMLIHLTDRRLLGLFLMGLVLQILFTAIWTYLPFYLQAPPYEWPLKWISFTYLAYILGVLGPPLAGRISNRYGLPAVMLSGVVVLLVGAWLTAVPPVFFIVLGLALLCSGFFVAHSMAAALVSKTADHHRSGASGFYLISYYIGVAIGSTAIGKLWESFQWLGVLFTSIVFIGVLFFLPVYKKLK; this is encoded by the coding sequence ATGAAGCCGAGTCAGCCCTATACTCCGAAACAAGCAGAATTCTGGCGTGTCACGATCGCCTTTATGCTCGCCTCTTTATTAACCTTTTCCACGTTGTACGCTTTTCAGCCGCTGCTGCCGCTTTTTGTCGACGAATTTCATGTATCGGTCACTCAGTCCAGTCTGTTAGTATCGGCAGCGGTCGTATCCATGGTCGTTGGACTGTTCATTTTAGGCTTTGCGGCCGACCGCTATGGGCGGCTCAGCTTGATGAGGATCTCCCTGATCGCAACGGTTGTCATCCTGTGCATTCTTCCGCTCGTGCCGTCTTTTCATTGGATGGTGCTGCTCAGGCTCTTGCAAGGGTTCTTTCTTGCCGGGATCCCTGCCGCTGCGATGGGTTATTTAGGCGAGGAGATTTCGCAGAACGATTTAGGACTCGCGATGACGCTGTATATTTCGAGCAACGCCCTTGGCGGTATGGGGGGACGGGTCATTGCCGGTTACTTAGCCGACGTCTGGTCGTGGCAGGCAACGATTTACATTTTAGCAGGCTTCGGACTGGCAGCCTCTCTGCTCTTTATCCTCCTGCTTCCTAAGGAACGCTTTTTTACAAAAGAAGACAAGCCGCTCCGTGAAGACTTGAGAGGCATGCTGATTCATCTGACCGACCGCCGGCTGCTCGGGCTGTTTTTGATGGGACTCGTCCTGCAGATCCTGTTTACGGCCATTTGGACGTATCTGCCCTTCTATTTGCAGGCACCGCCTTATGAATGGCCGCTGAAGTGGATTTCTTTTACGTACCTCGCATATATCTTAGGGGTGCTCGGACCGCCGCTTGCCGGGAGGATCTCGAACCGGTACGGCTTACCTGCCGTAATGCTCTCAGGCGTCGTTGTTCTCCTCGTCGGCGCATGGCTGACGGCTGTGCCTCCGGTGTTTTTCATCGTGCTCGGGCTTGCCTTGTTGTGCAGCGGCTTTTTTGTCGCCCACTCGATGGCTGCCGCGCTCGTCAGCAAAACAGCGGACCACCACCGGAGCGGCGCTTCCGGATTTTATTTAATCAGCTACTATATCGGAGTGGCCATCGGGAGCACCGCGATCGGGAAGCTGTGGGAATCGTTCCAGTGGCTCGGCGTCCTCTTTACGAGTATCGTGTTTATCGGCGTCCTGTTTTTTCTCCCTGTTTATAAAAAGCTGAAATAA
- a CDS encoding LOG family protein, with product MKRICVFAGSSAGNHPAFARETKALGEAFARNQIELVYGGAKSGLMGVLADSILAHQGKVTGIMPTRLFEKEIVHRGVTELIEVDSMHERKAKMSEMADAYIALPGGFGTFEELFETVSWAQIGIHQKPLALFNIEDYYTPLLELINHAIEAGFVPESNRSLIKEAKDPDRLLSELVKLG from the coding sequence ATGAAACGAATTTGTGTATTTGCAGGATCCAGTGCCGGCAATCACCCCGCTTTTGCGAGAGAAACGAAAGCGCTTGGCGAGGCGTTTGCCCGCAATCAGATCGAGCTCGTTTACGGCGGAGCCAAAAGCGGTCTCATGGGGGTGCTGGCTGATTCCATACTTGCTCATCAAGGAAAAGTAACCGGCATCATGCCGACCCGGCTGTTTGAAAAAGAAATCGTTCACCGTGGGGTGACAGAATTGATCGAAGTCGATTCCATGCATGAACGAAAAGCGAAAATGAGCGAAATGGCTGATGCCTATATTGCCCTTCCCGGCGGGTTCGGCACATTTGAAGAGCTGTTTGAAACCGTCAGCTGGGCTCAAATCGGCATTCATCAAAAGCCACTCGCTCTCTTTAATATTGAAGATTACTATACTCCGCTGCTTGAATTAATCAATCATGCCATAGAGGCAGGCTTTGTCCCTGAATCCAACCGGTCGCTGATTAAAGAAGCCAAGGATCCGGACCGGCTGCTCAGTGAGCTTGTGAAGCTGGGATAA
- a CDS encoding bifunctional transcriptional activator/DNA repair enzyme AdaA has translation MIDVTSNANEYYQALLDRNSEYEGVFFVGVKTTGVFCRPTCPARKPKFENCEFFSTAQEALLASFRPCKRCRPLSSPNEVSEIVQKLVQAVEEEPEKRWKDKDFQALSIDASTARRQFKKRFGMTFVEYARARRMGLAMKHIREGESVIDAQLATGYESSSGFRDAFSTIMGLPPASAGARKVLKADWLDTPLGPMVACGDEDALYLLEFVDRRGLEREVERLRQKMKAAIVPGTTPVLRSIEKELAAYFNGKTLTFQTPLQLLGSPFQQRVWKELQAIPPGATKSYSELAEAIGKPTAYRAAANANGANQLAIVIPCHRVINANGELGGYGGGLTRKKWLLRHEQQYSLDAFHRP, from the coding sequence ATGATCGATGTCACGAGCAATGCCAATGAATACTATCAAGCTTTACTCGATAGAAATTCCGAATATGAAGGGGTCTTTTTTGTCGGAGTAAAAACGACGGGCGTCTTCTGCCGGCCGACGTGCCCGGCGCGAAAGCCGAAATTTGAAAACTGCGAGTTTTTCAGCACCGCTCAGGAAGCACTCCTCGCCTCCTTCCGCCCGTGTAAACGCTGCCGCCCCTTATCTTCCCCCAATGAAGTCTCCGAAATCGTGCAAAAGCTGGTACAGGCCGTTGAAGAAGAACCGGAAAAGCGTTGGAAGGATAAGGACTTTCAGGCATTATCCATCGATGCTTCGACAGCCCGGCGCCAGTTTAAGAAGCGGTTCGGCATGACGTTTGTTGAATATGCACGGGCAAGAAGGATGGGACTTGCTATGAAACACATACGGGAAGGCGAATCAGTGATTGATGCTCAGCTGGCGACCGGTTATGAATCAAGCAGCGGCTTTAGAGACGCTTTCTCAACGATTATGGGCCTGCCGCCGGCATCTGCCGGAGCTCGTAAAGTTTTGAAGGCTGACTGGCTCGACACTCCACTTGGACCGATGGTGGCCTGCGGAGATGAAGACGCGCTTTATTTGCTTGAGTTTGTCGACCGCAGGGGACTCGAACGGGAAGTGGAACGCCTCCGGCAAAAGATGAAAGCAGCCATCGTCCCGGGCACGACCCCCGTGTTACGATCGATTGAAAAAGAATTAGCCGCCTATTTTAATGGAAAGACTTTAACGTTTCAAACACCGCTTCAATTGCTCGGTTCGCCGTTTCAACAACGCGTGTGGAAAGAGCTGCAGGCGATCCCGCCCGGCGCGACGAAATCTTATTCCGAGCTCGCAGAAGCAATCGGCAAACCAACGGCTTACCGCGCTGCCGCCAACGCCAATGGCGCCAACCAGCTCGCCATTGTCATTCCGTGCCACCGCGTCATCAACGCAAACGGTGAACTAGGCGGATACGGCGGCGGATTAACGAGGAAAAAATGGCTGCTCCGCCATGAACAGCAATACAGCCTGGACGCTTTTCACAGACCGTGA
- a CDS encoding DeoR/GlpR family DNA-binding transcription regulator, which translates to MYQEERLIEIIHYLKEHQRISVDDICEQFDVSRDTARRDLVKLEEQKAIVRTRGGAILPAAHKEIKDYRHRLHTVSAEKRQIGRKAASLIKNGDTLILDASTTVQACADQMEEIPCTVMTNSINLAEILSHKSDINIELLGGHLHKEHRFLYGTSVVDKLSHYFVDQAFVGVVGISEHGLTIAHEEDGMVKRKMIQQAKQVIVLADHTKIGVTEYFQYAELKDVDLLITDRIPTAAFQQALKEQNVELLVTEEEGK; encoded by the coding sequence ATGTATCAGGAAGAACGATTAATTGAAATCATTCATTATTTAAAAGAACACCAGCGGATCTCCGTAGATGACATATGTGAGCAGTTCGATGTATCAAGGGACACGGCGCGCAGAGATCTCGTGAAGCTTGAAGAGCAGAAAGCGATCGTCCGGACCCGCGGCGGGGCCATTCTTCCGGCCGCTCATAAAGAGATTAAGGACTACCGCCACCGGCTCCACACCGTTTCAGCTGAAAAAAGACAAATCGGCCGAAAAGCGGCTTCTCTCATTAAAAACGGCGATACGCTCATCCTTGATGCTTCGACAACGGTTCAGGCGTGCGCGGACCAAATGGAAGAAATCCCTTGCACGGTCATGACCAATTCGATCAATCTGGCGGAAATACTTTCCCATAAATCCGATATCAACATTGAGCTATTAGGAGGGCACCTGCACAAGGAACACCGCTTTTTGTACGGCACCTCTGTCGTCGACAAACTCTCCCATTATTTCGTCGATCAGGCCTTTGTCGGCGTCGTCGGCATCTCGGAGCATGGCTTGACGATTGCCCACGAAGAAGATGGCATGGTCAAACGAAAAATGATTCAGCAGGCGAAACAAGTGATCGTTTTAGCAGACCATACGAAAATCGGGGTGACGGAATACTTCCAATATGCTGAACTGAAAGATGTCGACCTGTTAATTACTGACCGCATCCCGACAGCCGCTTTTCAGCAGGCGTTAAAAGAACAAAATGTAGAATTACTTGTGACGGAGGAAGAGGGAAAATGA
- a CDS encoding Cof-type HAD-IIB family hydrolase, translated as MKLMTIDLDGTLLNSRHELGEENIKAIKAAQQQGIEIVIATGRAEFDVRQVFEGTGVRTWVIGANGATIHKPDGSRFADVPIQRKDAEDILAFLSKKQYYYEVFSDTAIYTPLNGRELLEVELDRVLSANPEEDRDRLKQAMERQFSQTGFSHVNSYEEILEADVPMYNILAFSFEKEKLEKDQEKFRHYPDLTLVTSAEHNFEFEHGDASKGIALEKLARELGISLGDTAAIGDSPNDLSMIETASHTAAMANAHPDVKNAADFLTKSNDEHGVAEFIYQWLD; from the coding sequence ATGAAATTAATGACGATCGATCTAGATGGAACTTTGTTAAACAGCCGCCATGAGCTAGGCGAGGAAAATATAAAAGCGATTAAGGCAGCACAGCAGCAAGGCATTGAAATCGTCATCGCGACAGGTAGAGCAGAATTCGATGTCCGGCAGGTGTTTGAAGGCACCGGTGTACGTACGTGGGTGATCGGTGCCAACGGAGCGACGATCCACAAACCGGACGGGAGCCGGTTTGCTGACGTCCCGATTCAACGCAAGGATGCAGAAGACATCCTTGCCTTCTTATCAAAAAAACAGTACTACTACGAAGTTTTCAGTGACACAGCCATTTACACCCCGCTCAACGGGAGAGAGCTGTTAGAGGTTGAGCTTGACCGGGTATTGAGTGCTAACCCGGAAGAGGACAGGGATCGCTTGAAACAGGCCATGGAACGGCAGTTCAGCCAGACTGGTTTTTCTCATGTGAACAGCTATGAAGAAATCCTTGAGGCCGATGTGCCGATGTACAACATCCTTGCTTTTTCTTTTGAAAAAGAGAAACTCGAAAAAGACCAGGAGAAGTTCAGACATTATCCGGACTTAACACTCGTCACATCCGCCGAGCACAATTTTGAATTTGAACACGGGGATGCGTCTAAAGGCATTGCCTTGGAAAAACTCGCCCGGGAGCTCGGCATATCGCTGGGCGATACGGCCGCGATTGGCGACAGCCCAAACGATCTGTCGATGATTGAAACGGCCAGCCATACCGCCGCTATGGCCAACGCCCATCCCGATGTAAAAAATGCAGCCGATTTCCTAACGAAATCGAACGACGAACACGGAGTGGCCGAATTCATTTACCAGTGGCTTGACTAA
- a CDS encoding histidinol-phosphatase HisJ family protein, producing the protein MRTDYHVHMAETGNLDVDYLRTYIAKAKEEGIEELGISEHAYFFEETRPILKNPWVENRRTLTFDIYQKLFDDAKQAGLPIKMGIEMDYMPGKEKEMEDFISARPFDYVIGSVHWIDEWGIDLAIYREEYEKRDLKDVYREYFDRVVTLGESGLFDFMGHIDVIKVFGYRPDDKEFLREQYERAAKALASTNTCIEISTAGLRKPVGEMYPDPELLRICKEAGVGIVLCSDAHKPEHIGYRYEDAVKLAKSAGYDQVHVFTNRQAETYPLT; encoded by the coding sequence ATGCGCACCGATTACCACGTCCACATGGCGGAAACAGGGAACTTAGATGTCGATTATCTGCGAACGTACATAGCTAAAGCAAAGGAAGAAGGGATTGAAGAGCTGGGGATTTCTGAACATGCCTACTTCTTTGAGGAAACCCGGCCGATTTTAAAAAATCCATGGGTGGAAAACCGGCGCACCTTAACCTTTGATATTTATCAAAAGCTGTTCGACGATGCCAAACAGGCCGGCCTGCCGATAAAAATGGGCATTGAAATGGACTACATGCCGGGGAAGGAAAAGGAAATGGAAGATTTTATTTCCGCCCGTCCATTTGATTACGTCATCGGATCGGTGCACTGGATTGACGAGTGGGGCATTGATTTGGCGATCTATCGAGAGGAGTATGAAAAGCGCGACCTGAAAGACGTGTACCGAGAATATTTTGACCGCGTCGTTACATTAGGGGAATCCGGCCTGTTTGATTTCATGGGCCACATCGATGTGATTAAAGTGTTTGGCTACCGCCCGGATGACAAGGAGTTTCTCCGGGAGCAGTACGAGCGGGCAGCGAAGGCACTCGCTTCTACGAATACGTGTATTGAAATCAGTACAGCAGGATTAAGAAAACCGGTCGGCGAAATGTATCCGGATCCAGAGCTTTTACGGATCTGCAAAGAGGCCGGCGTCGGCATTGTGCTTTGTTCAGACGCCCACAAGCCGGAGCATATCGGCTACCGATATGAAGATGCAGTGAAGCTTGCCAAGTCTGCCGGCTATGACCAAGTCCACGTTTTTACCAATCGTCAAGCCGAAACGTATCCGCTCACTTAA
- the rplI gene encoding 50S ribosomal protein L9, producing the protein MKVIFNADVKGKGKKGEIKNVSDGYARNYLLKNNLAVEATTANIKAQKAKDAKQEQLAQEEVDEAKKLKEELANLEVKLAAKSGDSGRLFGSITSKQIADELKKNHDIKIDKRKIELDDPIRNLGYTDVPVKLHPEVTGSIRVHVAEK; encoded by the coding sequence ATGAAAGTGATTTTTAACGCTGATGTAAAAGGCAAAGGGAAAAAAGGGGAAATCAAAAATGTTTCGGACGGTTATGCCCGCAATTATCTATTAAAGAATAACCTCGCTGTTGAAGCTACCACAGCTAATATTAAAGCGCAGAAGGCAAAGGATGCCAAACAGGAGCAGCTTGCCCAGGAAGAAGTGGACGAAGCGAAAAAGCTGAAAGAAGAGCTTGCCAATCTTGAAGTGAAACTGGCAGCGAAGTCCGGAGACAGCGGCCGCTTGTTCGGTTCCATTACAAGCAAACAGATTGCTGATGAACTGAAGAAAAACCATGATATAAAAATCGACAAACGAAAAATAGAACTGGACGATCCGATCCGTAATTTAGGCTACACGGACGTTCCGGTGAAGCTGCATCCGGAAGTGACGGGCAGCATTCGCGTCCACGTCGCAGAGAAGTAA